From the Flavobacterium gyeonganense genome, the window GAACTTAGTTCCAACAGCTTCCATTTCCGGAAGATACGAAACATCAGAAGCTCTGATAAAAGTATCATCTGCAGGTGGCTGAGCAACACTTGGAGCTTTGTCATCATCACCTGAACAAGAAAACTGAATTGCTGTTATTACAAGCAATCCAAGAAATTTTATATGTTTTTTCATATATGTAAGTTTTTTATCGAGCTATATCTATAGTAGTTATTAAAAATTAACTTTTCTAATAAACATCAGTATGGTACAGCTTCTTTGTTTTTTAAATATAATTTTAAAAAAGAGGAATAAGAAGCCTCAAATAATAGGAAATTTGAGGCTTATACTTATTTTTATTGATTATTGCACTTTGATGAAAGTATAACGACCATCTAAATCGTTGAACCAAATATCATATTTCCCTGCTTTAACAAATATGTTTCCGCCATTATTCCCCCATTCTTTAGCCCATCCTGCAGTATGGAATTTCATATTTCCTTGTTTTAAGGTTTGACCTGAAGCCTTCCAGATGTGAGGATCAAATGTTGATTTTGTCAAAGCAACGTTTTCGCTTCCCCAATTATTGTCATCTCCGCTTAGAGTGCTACCTGAATAAAAAATTTCGCTATAGGTAGTTGCAGTTGATCCAGTATAAGCAGCAAGGTTATATGTTAAATCCTGAATATTAATTTCGAAAGTATAATAACCGTCAGTTGCAATTGGGAAACTGCTTGGATCAGTTTGATCAAAAGACGTTCTTTTTACCACTGTGGTTCCGTCATGACCATATGCAGGCAACCATGAATCAATTTTTCCAAGTAATTTAAACCCGTCTACATGTGCTTTAAAATATCCTGTATAATAATGTTTTGTATTGTCATTAGGATCTGTAAACATTGGCATGTTGTCGTTGTTAAGATTCCATCCTGCTGAAGTGGCGTCACCTACTAAATACAAAATAGTCACTGGCGTTTCCAGACTTCCGTATGGTGTTACTGAAATAGTGATTACGTCTGAAAATTTTGGCTCAGCATTTGCTGATCCAGCAGTAGCCTTAATTCTTACATCAATCGAGTTTTCAACATTTGGTGTTAGTCCAAGCTCCAATACTCTTGTGTTAAGTTCCGCAACATCTATGATTGAATAAGTAGAAGTTGAAGAGGTAACATCAACAGGTGCGGCAAATTCAGTATCACTTGCTGCAATCTGAACAGTATAGGTAACAACAGTTGGTGTACCGTAACTTACTTTTTCCCAGCTAACAGTAAGGGCTGTATTTGCAGGTGTAGCTTCATTTAAAATAACAGAAGAACCATTTTCTGGTGTGATGATTGAGAAAGCAGCTTCCTGCGGTTTCAAAATCATTAAATTCTCTTCGTTTTCACAAGACCATAATCCTGCAAGTACTGCTATAGCAATAAAAATTTTATAAATATTTTTCATTTTCTTATCTTTTATATTGTTAAAAAAGGATTTAGTAACCAGTATTTTGAGTTAAGTTTTTATTAGATCCTAATGATCCCTGAGGAATTGGAAAAAGTCTTCTGAAAGAAGGAATTGAAATTCCTCTGGCAGCATTTCCTTTCCATGACCAGTTGTAAGTTCCTCCTGTATATAATCCAAAACGGATTAAATCCTGTCTTCTGTGCCCTTCCCAGTATAATTCGCGTGCTCTTTCATCAATTATAAACTGCAGGTTTAATTCGCTTGCCGTAATGTTTGCTGTTGTAGCATTGTCATTAGCTCTCTCTCTCAATTTATTTACATAAACAAGTGATTGTGCGATGGTACCGTTTCCTCCTCTCAGTGTAGCTTCTGCGTACATTAAGTAAACATCCGCTAACCTGAATAATGGAAAATCAGTATCTGCAAAATCCCTGTTTTTTCCGCTTACTCCTGTAGAAGTTTTATTAGAAAATTTAGATACAATATATCCTTGTGATTTTACACTAATATCAGCAATATCTATTGTTCTCTGTTTTGTTGCAGTACCTGTTCCAATAGTATTTCTGTCGTCCTGACTAAATTTAGCACCATCAAATTTTTGTACAAATTGTTTTCTGATACGTAATGCACCTGTCCATCCTGTAATTCCAAAATCAGCCGCATTGTTTTCCAATTCTCCAATTTGTCCATTGATTAAGAAGGTTGTACCTCCCCAGTTTTGAGTAAGAATCCCGTCTGACTGAATTGTAAAAATCATTTCTTCAGATGTATGATTATCAGCCATAAAGTTTTCAAGATACTTTGGTTTTAGGGTATATCCTCCAGCAATGATTTCGTTACACATGGTAATACAATCATCATAACGATCAGTATCAGTATATACCTTGGCATTCAAATAAATTTTAGCCAGAATCATACGTGCTACCGCCTGATCTACTCTTCCGTATACATTCGATCTTGCAGGTTTTAAATCTGGTAAAACCGCTTTTAATTCCGTTTCAATAAATTCAAATAATTGCGTTCTGTTATATTCAGGTCCTGCAAAATTTAAAGGATCATTTTCTGTGTACATAGGTGCTTTACCAAACAAATCCATCATGTTGTAGTAAGCATATGCTCTTAAAACACGAACTTCTTTTCTGTAAAGTTCAATTTCGGCAACAGTTCCGGCATCAGTAATATTTCTTCCTTTTAATTTTTCAGGTGTACTTTCACGTAAAAAATCATTAGCATAAGCAACAGAAGCCATTGTACGGCTATACATCCCAAGTATAATAGGGTTTGCAGCTGTCCATATATTTCGTTGTAATTCTGCAGTACCTTCGTCATTTTCATAGCTCCATATCATTTCGTCTGTAGTCAGTTCCTGTAGGTTTAGTAAACATCTTACATACTGGCTTGTTCCGGCAGCTAAACCTTCTAATGAAGAATAAACCGGTCCCTGAGTACCTGTTAGCGTAAGGTTTCCGTAAACTCCTGCAAGTGCTTTTTTATACCCTGCCGGAGAAGAGAACAAAGCATCAGCAGAAAGTACGTCGTCATCTTTAGAAACTACATTCATGTCATCCGTACAAGAATGAAAAACGGTAGCTATTGCTATAATAGTTATTATATACTTTTTCATTTTTATTAAAATTTAAGGTTGGCACCAAACAAGAAAGTGCGTTGTCTTGGATAAATTGTTTTATCAAAACCGTTATTTGTAATTTCAGGATCTAAACCACTGTATTTAGTAATTACAAAAACGTTTTGTACTCCTGTTGACAGTCTTAAAGAAACTTTTTCATTAATAACATTATCGAAAGTATATCCTAAAGAGATATTGTCCATTTTTAAGAAAGAAGCATTCTCTACATAAATATCTGACATCAAGACATTTTCAGTAGTCTGAAAGTTCGTTTCATTGATCTGGGTAGGTATATTATTTAATACTCCGCCACTAGTCAAAGAGTTGTACTGTGCTCTTGCGGCATTTACTCCATTAAATATATTGTTACCTATGCTTGCTCTTAAATTGAAAGAGAAATCAATTTTTTTGTAATTCATATTTGATGCAAATCCTAAAGTAACATCCGGATCCGGGTTGTTATAGATGTATTTATCAGCTTCATTTTTGATGTTATCACCGTTCAAATCAGCAAAAGCGCCATCAATTGGTTTTCCTGCAGTATCGTATAATTGTTTGTAAACATAGAAAGAATATGGAGTAAACCCTTCTCTGAAAATTTGTGCAGTACTTCCGTTCCCGGTGATATTGTCTCCTAAAAATATATCAGAGTTAAAAGCTAATTCGCTAATTCTTCTTTCAAATTTAGACGCATTTAAGTTAACGTTCCATGAGAAGTTTTCAGTTTTAACAGCACTTGCATTTACTGCAAATTCAACCCCTTTTGTAGTAAAGCTACCAATGTTTTGATATACTCTGTTAGAATAATTACTTCCGTCAGAAATAGCAACATTTGCTAATAAATCTTTTGAATCTTTGTAATAGGCATCCACACTAGCCGTGATGCGATTGTCTAAAAATCCAAAATCTAAACCTCCATTATAAGTAGTGGTTTCTTCCCATTTCAAACCATTTGTTCGTTTGTATGGAAGTACGATTGTAACAGGATCCGTTCCGAAAAAATATTGAGAGTTTCCTGTTCCTGATTCGTATTTTTGAAGATAACCGTTAGGTTCCGGAATATCCTGCTGACCAGTAATACCATAACTCAATCTTAATTTTACATCAGATAGCGTTTTGCTGTCTTTAAAGAAATCTTCTTTAAGTTTCCATGCAAAAGCAACAGAAGGGAAATTACCCCAACGATTTTCTTTATCAAATCTTGAAGATCCGTCTCTTCTGTAAGATAAAGTCAGTAAATATTTATCTTTGAAGTTTAAGTTTGTTCTGGCAAAGAAACCGATTAAAACCGTTTCAGTATCTAAAGTCGTCTCAGGGAATGTTGACGCTAGATTTATGTCTAAAATATTTCCGGTCTCGAATCTTGAACTTTCAAATCTTTGGTAAGAATAACCACCTGTTAATTCAACATTTAATTCGTCGAAAGTCTTGTTGTACACTAAATAGGCATCTAATAATTTATTCTGTCTTTTTGCCTCAGTATATTCATTAGTACCATAAGGGAAGTTGTTAAGTGTTGGACCTGAACCGGCATTTGGGTTCACAAGTCTTCTTCTTTCTCCATTAGATTCATCAAAACCTACATTTACAACTGCTCTTACGTCCGGGAAAAAGTACAGCTTATAATCTACTTCAAAGTTTCCGAAAAAACGGTTACTTTTAGCTATATCCCTTGTATTAAGTAATTGTGAAACAGGGTTTCTGGCAGCATTTGGGTTTAGAGGATAGTTCCCTTGACCATCTGCCGCACTAAGATATTCAAAAAATCCATCGTATGGTGCGCCTTCCACTCTTATAGGCTGTGTAGGGTCAAAACTAATAGCAGTACCTTCTACAGCATCTGTAAATCTGTTTTTTTCGTATGCGTAATTAGCAGAAAGCTTTATCTTTAAGCTATTTTCAAAAAATGCAGGATTCATTACCAATCCAACAGTATTTCTTTTAAACTCATTTGTGATACGTAAACCTTCCTGGTTTGTATTTCCTAAAGTAAGACTTGTAGGGATAATATCGAACAAACTACCTCTAACCGCTAAACTCTGATCAAAAGATGATGTGTTTCTGTAAATGGCTTTTTGCCAGTCAGTATTTGCTGTACCTAACTTACCTGAATCCTGAGGTCTTCGGTCTGCGATAAGTTTTCTGAATTCATCTGCACTAAAAACATCAACTGTTTTAGTCAGTTTTCCTGCACCAAATTGTGCATTATAATCTATTGATAATTTACTGCTCCCTTTTTTAGTTGTAATAATGATAACACCATTAGAAGCTCGTGAACCATAAATTGCCGTAGCAGATGCATCTTTTAAGATAGTCATCGATTCTACAGTAGCAGGGTTTAAGGATGCCAAAAATGAAGCTGAACCTGTATTGGTTGCATTTTCAAGTGGTAATCCGTCAACCACGATCAAAGGGTCGTTACTTGCAAAAAGCGAACTTCCTCCTCTGATTCTTATTTCAGATAAAGAACCCGGTGCACCGGATGAATTAATAGACAAACCAGCTACACGTCCGTTAAGAAGGTTTTCAGTGGTAATATTGTTTCCTTTATTAAAGTCTTTTGTTGAAAGTGCTACTACAGAACCAGTTGCATCCTTCTTTTTTACAGAACCGTATCCAACTTGTACGACAACTTCCTGAAGAATATTAGGATCTTCCTCAAGTGATACAGTAAAGTCTTTTTGGGTTCCAACAGTAATAATTTGAGTTGTATAACCTGTAAATGAAAAAGTAATTTGCGCTTGTTCTTTCAAGCCACTAAACTGGAATTTTCCGTCAAAATCCGTAGTCATGCTTAAATTACCTTGTGATACTTTTATATTTACTCCTGGTATGGGCTGTCCGGTGCTTTTGTCCAGAACAACTCCTTTTACTGTGCTCTGAGCGAAAACACAGAAAGGAAGAAGTAATAATAAAAGTAAAAATTTGTTGTAAATTTTTTTCATACTTTTTTAAATTTATTTATTTGATTCGGGTTTTGTGATTTAACAGGCTTTGAACGAAAAATAAAATAATCCTTATTCAAACATTACGGCTTATCAATTCACGTTGCAAAATTAAGGATACTGTAGGGTCTTAAGACAGGGAAAAATTCATTTATAAAGGGGGGTAATTTCGTAAAAACACCAATATAAGTCATTATAAAAAAATCAGACTTCGATATAGTGTCCTAAAAAAATGACAAAACAAATAATCAAACATTTTCATAAATATTTTATAAATTCAGCCAAATTGCTGTTAAAACCAGTAAACATTGGGCAACGAGCCTGTACTATCAATATTTTAATAAAGAAAAAAAACACAGAAGCGATAACCTTATTTTATTCTCAAAAACAAATACTATTTTTACGCATTTTTAACAAATTATTAATTCAGAGAGTAAACAGATTTCAACTTTTTCAAATAAAATATTGATTGAGCTTTCAGTTTATACTCTTCTACTTTTATATCAAATAGCAGCAAGCTTTTAAAATTTATGAAGCTAAAGTCATTTATCATTCTTCTTCTTTCTCATACTATATTTGGACAGAATTTTCCAATAAAACATCTGGATATTTCATCAGGGCTTTCTAACAATTCTGTTGCCACTATCTATCAGGATCAAAATGGTTATATGTGGTTTGGGACTTTTGACGGACTTAACAGATATGACGGAAATGATTTTAAAATTTACCGCCATGTTCATACTGACCCATACTCTATTCAGGGAAACGCAATTAGCTGTATAGAAGGTGATTTTGAAAATAATTTGTGGGTAGGAACAACCGCCGGACCAGTAATTTTTAATGCAGAAAGATCTTCTTTTACTCCTTTACAATATTATGACACAAACAAAAAAGTCAAACCATTAAGCTTTACTGCCTACGAAATAATTGCTGTACATCCTTTACACCTTATTCTGGTCGCTACAAAAGAAGCTATCATACTTTTCAAAGAAGGTGAGAAAATTGGAACTGCGATACCCTTTAACGGTAAATTAAATTATATCGCAAGATCTATCGCTTATAATGCCAAAAAACAAATCTTCTACGTTTTTATAACCGGAACCGGTCTTTGTCAGTACGACATCAAATCAAAAAAATTAACGCTGCTCAACAAAACAATTACAGCTACAAACTGCATTAAACTGACCCATGAAGGACTCTGGATTGGATCTGATGAAGGTGCCTATCTATATAACGAACACCTCAACACCTATTCTAAAAACT encodes:
- a CDS encoding RagB/SusD family nutrient uptake outer membrane protein, whose protein sequence is MKKYIITIIAIATVFHSCTDDMNVVSKDDDVLSADALFSSPAGYKKALAGVYGNLTLTGTQGPVYSSLEGLAAGTSQYVRCLLNLQELTTDEMIWSYENDEGTAELQRNIWTAANPIILGMYSRTMASVAYANDFLRESTPEKLKGRNITDAGTVAEIELYRKEVRVLRAYAYYNMMDLFGKAPMYTENDPLNFAGPEYNRTQLFEFIETELKAVLPDLKPARSNVYGRVDQAVARMILAKIYLNAKVYTDTDRYDDCITMCNEIIAGGYTLKPKYLENFMADNHTSEEMIFTIQSDGILTQNWGGTTFLINGQIGELENNAADFGITGWTGALRIRKQFVQKFDGAKFSQDDRNTIGTGTATKQRTIDIADISVKSQGYIVSKFSNKTSTGVSGKNRDFADTDFPLFRLADVYLMYAEATLRGGNGTIAQSLVYVNKLRERANDNATTANITASELNLQFIIDERARELYWEGHRRQDLIRFGLYTGGTYNWSWKGNAARGISIPSFRRLFPIPQGSLGSNKNLTQNTGY
- a CDS encoding SusE domain-containing protein, whose product is MKNIYKIFIAIAVLAGLWSCENEENLMILKPQEAAFSIITPENGSSVILNEATPANTALTVSWEKVSYGTPTVVTYTVQIAASDTEFAAPVDVTSSTSTYSIIDVAELNTRVLELGLTPNVENSIDVRIKATAGSANAEPKFSDVITISVTPYGSLETPVTILYLVGDATSAGWNLNNDNMPMFTDPNDNTKHYYTGYFKAHVDGFKLLGKIDSWLPAYGHDGTTVVKRTSFDQTDPSSFPIATDGYYTFEINIQDLTYNLAAYTGSTATTYSEIFYSGSTLSGDDNNWGSENVALTKSTFDPHIWKASGQTLKQGNMKFHTAGWAKEWGNNGGNIFVKAGKYDIWFNDLDGRYTFIKVQ
- a CDS encoding SusC/RagA family TonB-linked outer membrane protein; its protein translation is MKKIYNKFLLLLLLLPFCVFAQSTVKGVVLDKSTGQPIPGVNIKVSQGNLSMTTDFDGKFQFSGLKEQAQITFSFTGYTTQIITVGTQKDFTVSLEEDPNILQEVVVQVGYGSVKKKDATGSVVALSTKDFNKGNNITTENLLNGRVAGLSINSSGAPGSLSEIRIRGGSSLFASNDPLIVVDGLPLENATNTGSASFLASLNPATVESMTILKDASATAIYGSRASNGVIIITTKKGSSKLSIDYNAQFGAGKLTKTVDVFSADEFRKLIADRRPQDSGKLGTANTDWQKAIYRNTSSFDQSLAVRGSLFDIIPTSLTLGNTNQEGLRITNEFKRNTVGLVMNPAFFENSLKIKLSANYAYEKNRFTDAVEGTAISFDPTQPIRVEGAPYDGFFEYLSAADGQGNYPLNPNAARNPVSQLLNTRDIAKSNRFFGNFEVDYKLYFFPDVRAVVNVGFDESNGERRRLVNPNAGSGPTLNNFPYGTNEYTEAKRQNKLLDAYLVYNKTFDELNVELTGGYSYQRFESSRFETGNILDINLASTFPETTLDTETVLIGFFARTNLNFKDKYLLTLSYRRDGSSRFDKENRWGNFPSVAFAWKLKEDFFKDSKTLSDVKLRLSYGITGQQDIPEPNGYLQKYESGTGNSQYFFGTDPVTIVLPYKRTNGLKWEETTTYNGGLDFGFLDNRITASVDAYYKDSKDLLANVAISDGSNYSNRVYQNIGSFTTKGVEFAVNASAVKTENFSWNVNLNASKFERRISELAFNSDIFLGDNITGNGSTAQIFREGFTPYSFYVYKQLYDTAGKPIDGAFADLNGDNIKNEADKYIYNNPDPDVTLGFASNMNYKKIDFSFNLRASIGNNIFNGVNAARAQYNSLTSGGVLNNIPTQINETNFQTTENVLMSDIYVENASFLKMDNISLGYTFDNVINEKVSLRLSTGVQNVFVITKYSGLDPEITNNGFDKTIYPRQRTFLFGANLKF